Proteins from a genomic interval of Musa acuminata AAA Group cultivar baxijiao chromosome BXJ1-9, Cavendish_Baxijiao_AAA, whole genome shotgun sequence:
- the LOC135593206 gene encoding U3 small nucleolar RNA-associated protein 14-like, translated as MMEKKNKAAKANKKRRNVALSKSLAPNNRKIMKINNKKEQRRRHGPRIPTALHKDLKRLNPEPSHDESDWESEEMMEENAYEYEEAVAEEEARKNRRFDSVENYEYELPEDFEDEDVPSDDEMDDEIPSEDGQDGDKHLRMLEGITGLPSQAFEGKERKKFVLSDFQGDSVDGRINIHDLLDPLHGKPGYSNLRKRLHQLERKPLAVQAPLPKVEREKLERKIAYERAKKDVTKWEPLVKRNREAPTLYFDEDVNLGYSTVGAIASEFTPRTEFEKKMSLLVHNPEVVEAHNKDGARLLELNKISVEDVRDHQNRLAKMRSLLFRHEVKSKHIKKIKSKTYHRILKKERLKEVSADVEMDPETMKDNARKQEFKRAEERMTLKHKNRSKWAKRILKRGLTVQDEGTRAAITEQLNQHALLTRKMNSLKDTSSSDEFSDDNDDADEEFSPGTEREDTFRLLNKAKENTLKAIEDEDELPKSGVFALPFMERGLKKRQEAAEEEARIALHEYDASLRQLENENDVESPKSTKVSGRKVFGPPINKTQESSSRKESYNADKSSDSEDDFEAVDCVDVGHEVKNHSQELHLGAALHDDPEKTHDSIFKSFDDIMKHPGTKTTYEVAIFASDSWKKMKGENVGDDSTTRDEAVQNPQEPNSNSIDQDNDDDDSEEEMVDGFLPSSLKYDYKLPSQTDLIHRAFAGDDVEAEFEMHKLDILNEENPEPEKPVLLPGWGQWTDIQQKKGMPSWMLKEHENAKRKRDDALKKRKDANLKHVIISEKVDKKAEKLLTKTLPFPYTSKEVYEQSIRMPIGPEYNPAITAGALNRPVVVKKAGVIIKPIQYEEVDPHEKPEQPKRIVQKPNARPKAKKAKSAGGRPTKKTSMGKSS; from the exons ATGATGGAGAAGAAAAATAAGGCGGCGAAGGCCAATAAGAAGCGGCGAAACGTCGCCCTCTCCAAATCCCTAGCCCCCAACAACAGAAAGATCATGAAGATAAACAATAAGAAGGAGCAGCGGAGGAGACACGGGCCTCGCATCCCCACAGCCCTTCACAAGGATCTCAAACGTCTGAATCCCGAACCTAGCCACGACGAATCAGATTGGGAAAGTGAGGAGATGATGGAGGAAAATGCATATGAGTACGAGGAGGCAGTCGCTGAAGAGGAGGCACGGAAAAACCGTCGCTTCGATTCTGTGGAGAACTACGAGTACGAGCTCCCGGAAGATTTCGAG GATGAGGACGTGCCTTCAGATGATGAAATGGATGATGAAATACCTTCGGAGGATGGCCAAGATGGTGACAAACATCTGAGGATGCTCGAAGGTATTACTGGCTTACCAAGCCAGGCCTTTGAAG GCAAGGAAAGAAAGAAGTTTGTTTTATCAGATTTTCAAGGGGATTCGGTTGATGGGCGGATCAATATTCATGATCTTTTGGATCCTCTCCATGGGAAGCCTGGGTATAGCAACCTTAGGAAGAGATTGCACCAACTAGAGAGGAAGCCACTGGCTGTTCAGGCTCCATTGccaaaggtggagagggagaagtTGGAGAGGAAGATCGCATATGAGCGTGCAAAAAAGGACGTAACCAAGTGGGAGCCACTGGTTAAGAGGAACAGAGAGGCACCTACCCTGTATTTCGATGAAGATGTGAACCTGGGCTATTCAACTGTAGGAGCAATTGCTTCTGAATTTACACCAAGAACGGAGTTTGAGAAAAAGATGTCTTTGTTAGTTCATAACCCAGAGGTTGTTGAAGCTCATAATAAAGATGGTGCAAGACTCCTGGAGCTCAACAAG ATTTCTGTTGAGGATGTGAGGGATCACCAGAATCGTCTTGCGAAAATGCGAAGTCTTCTTTTCCGTCATGAGGTGAAGTCAAAGCATATTAAGAAGATCAAATCCAAGACATATCACCGTATTCTTAAAAAAGAGAGATTGAAAGAAGTTTCTGCTGATGTGGAAATGGATCCTGAGACCATGAAAGATAATGCTAGGAAGCAGGAATTTAAACGGGCAGAG GAAAGAATGACGCTGAAACACAAAAACCGTTCAAAATGGGCAAAGCGAATCTTAAAGCGTGGATTAACAGTTCAAGATGAAGGAACTCGAGCTGCCATAACAGAACAACTTAACCAACATGCACTTCTGACTAGAAAAATGAATTCATTGAAGGACACTAGCAGTAGTGATGAATTTAGTGATGACAATGATGATGCTGATGAAGAATTTTCACCTGGAACAGAAAGGGAAGACACTTTCAGGCTTCTaaataaagcaaaagaaaatacaCTCAAGGCCATTGAGGATGAAGATGAGCTACCTAAGTCAGGAGTCTTTGCATTGCCTTTCATG GAACGTGGCTTGAAGAAGCGACAGGAGGCAGCAGAGGAAGAAGCTCGAATTGCTCTTCATGAATATGATGCATCATTGAGACAACTTGAAAATGAGAATGATGTAGAAAGTCCAAAATCAACTAAAGTAAGTGGTAGGAAAGTCTTTGGGCCTCCTATAAACAAAACTCAAGAATCCAGCAGTAGGAAGGAATCATATAATGCAGACAAGAGTAGTGACAGTGAAGATGATTTTGAGGCTGTCGATTGTGTGGATGTTGGACATGAAGTTAAAAATCATTCACAGGAGCTCCATCTCGGAGCTGCTTTGCATGATGATCCAGAAAAGACGCATGACTCAATATTCAAG AGTTTTGATGACATTATGAAACACCCTGGTACAAAGACAACATATGAAGTTGCAATCTTTGCTTCAGATTCCTGGAAAAAG ATGAAAGGTGAAAATGTGGGAGATGACAGTACCACTAGAGATGAAGCAGTTCAAAATCCTCAGGAACCTAAT tccAACAGTATTGATcaagataatgatgatgatgattccgAGGAAGAGATGGTCGACGGATTTTTGCCTTCCAGCCTAAAGTACGATTACAAACTTCCATCACAAACTGACCTTATACATCGTGCCTTTGCTGGTGATGATGTGGAGGCAGAATTTGAGATGCATAAATTGGACATTCTTAATGAAGAGAACCCTGAACCAGAAAAACCAGTTTTACTTCCTGGATGGGGCCAATGGACAGACATCCAGCAGAAGAAAGGCATGCCTTCTTGGATGCTAAAAGAACATGAAAATGCCAAGAGGAAGAGGGATGATGCCCTTAAAAAGAGGAAAGATGCCAATCTCAAACATGTAATAATTTCGGAGAAAGTTGATAAGAAG GCTGAGAAACTACTTACAAAGACTTTGCCTTTCCCTTACACATCTAAGGAAGTTTATGAGCAGAGCATCCGGatgccaattggacccgagtacAATCCTGCAATTACTGCTGGAGCACTTAATCGACCTGTG GTTGTCAAGAAGGCTGGGGTTATCATAAAACCAATTCAGTATGAGGAGGTGGATCCCCATGAGAAACCGGAGCAACCCAAGCGCATCGTACAGAAGCCAAACGCTAGACCAAAGGCGAAGAAAGCAAAATCTGCAGGAGGCAGACCTACGAAAAAGACATCGATGGGCAAAAGTAGTTGA
- the LOC135593207 gene encoding UDP-glucuronic acid decarboxylase 2-like: MSSELIYRGHDAQPPTSGAGYSAKPEKRMLSLSRALRYLLREQRLLFLLVGMALAALVLASARTSPAATGGARPMMADPWSTAVHHHGHNHRAEFEVTRGFVGGKVPLGLKRKGLRIVVTGGAGFVGSHLVDRLMARGDSVIVVDNFFTGRKQNVMHHFGNPNFELIRHDVVEPLLLEVDQIYHLACPASPVHYKFNPVKTIKTNVVGTLNMLGLAKRVGARFLLTSTSEVYGDPLQHPQVETYWGNVNPIGVRSCYDEGKRTAETLTMDYHRGAQVEVRIARIFNTYGPRMCIDDGRVVSNFVAQALRKEPMTVYGDGKQTRSFQYVSDLVEGLIRLMEGEHVGPFNLGNPGEFTMLELAKVVQETIDPNASIEFRPNTEDDPHKRKPDITRAKELLNWEPKISLRQGLPLMVSDFRNRIFGDHSDANPTSATATGSS, translated from the exons ATGAGCTCGGAGCTCATCTACCGCGGCCACGACGCGCAGCCCCCGACGAGCGGCGCGGGGTACTCTGCGAAGCCCGAGAAGCGGATGCTCTCGCTGTCGCGCGCGCTCCGCTACCTCCTCCGCGAGCAGCGCCTCCTCTTCCTGCTCGTCGGCATGGCCCTCGCGGCCCTCGTCCTGGCCTCCGCCCGCACCTCCCCCGCCGCGACCGGCGGCGCCCGCCCGATGATGGCGGACCCGTGGTCGACGGCTGTGCACCACCACGGCCACAACCACAGGGCTGAGTTCGAGGTGACGAGGGGGTTCGTGGGGGGGAAGGTGCCGTTGGGGCTGAAGCGGAAGGGCCTGCGCATCGTGGTGACGGGCGGGGCGGGGTTCGTGGGGAGCCACCTGGTGGACCGGCTGATGGCCCGGGGGGACAGCGTGATCGTGGTGGACAACTTCTTCACGGGGCGGAAGCAGAACGTGATGCACCACTTCGGCAACCCCAACTTCGAGCTCATCCGCCACGACGTCGTCGAGCCGCTGCTCCTGGAGGTCGACCAGATCTACCACCTCGCCTGCCCCGCCTCCCCCGTCCACTACAAGTTCAACCCCGTCAAGACCATC AAGACCAACGTGGTGGGAACTCTCAACATGCTCGGCCTGGCCAAGCGTGTAGGTGCCAGATTCCTCCTCACCAGCACCAGCGAGGTCTACGGCGACCCCTTGCAGCACCCTCAAGTCGAGACCTACTGGGGCAACGTTAACCCCatcg GCGTTAGGAGCTGCTACGACGAAGGCAAGCGAACAGCCGAGACGTTGACCATGGACTACCACCGCGGTGCCCAAGTAGAG GTGAGGATTGCTCGGATCTTCAACACCTACGGGCCTCGCATGTGCATCGACGACGGTCGTGTTGTCAGCAACTTCGTAGCGCAG GCATTGAGGAAGGAACCCATGACTGTTTATGGGGATGGGAAGCAAACCAGGAGCTTCCAATACGTCTCTGATTTG GTGGAAGGGCTGATACGACTGATGGAAGGGGAGCACGTGGGTCCGTTCAACCTGGGAAACCCAGGGGAGTTCACCATGCTGGAGCTGGCCAAGGTGGTGCAGGAGACCATCGATCCCAACGCAAGCATCGAGTTCCGACCCAACACGGAGGACGACCCGCACAAGCGCAAGCCCGACATCACCCGCGCCAAGGAGTTGCTCAACTGGGAGCCCAAGATCTCGCTCCGCCAGGGACTCCCTCTCATGGTCTCCGACTTCCGCAACCGCATCTTTGGCGACCACTCCGACGCCAACCCCACCAGCGCCACTGCCACCGGATCCTCCTAA
- the LOC135593209 gene encoding uncharacterized protein LOC135593209 isoform X1: MKPRTANSRHAIDSCTLLLHAWKPFQLQTLVAADPPRSYPFRAKKPCLADRSTAPSPANAVGLDISRLSLKDDPPPPRPPRREEGLRWFAGKRRRRHGSRSISGRSSDRSGTRPRGGVSATYATCSDFPLAAGGTDSSGEFFVIGDWSWGSDASEAARVTRREGREVAVGVRLERETSGFGGIPGVGGAGMLESQANESGYGSEAGYRGDGELGYDDEIEDEDDDDDGKQLFWGEELGAADADQMEIVSENKFAEQKVHHRGRHRKHDWRIMASLSKPC, from the exons ATGAAACCGAGAACCGCGAACTCACGCCACGCAATCGATTCGTGCACGCTGCTGCTCCACGCGTGGAAGCCCTTCCAATTGCAAACGCTCGTTGCTGCGGATCCACCCAGGTCGTATCCCTTCCGCGCCAAGAAGCCCTGCCTCGCCGATCGGTCCACCGCCCCCTCCCCCGCCAACGCAGTTGGCCTCGACATATCGCGGCTCAGCCTGAAAGACGACCCCCCGCCGCCTCGGCCTCCAAGACGGGAGGAGGGGCTGCGGTGGTTCGCGgggaagcggcggcggcggcatggATCGCGGTCGATCTCCGGTCGCAGCTCCGATCGCAGCGGGACCCGACCCCGGGGCGGCGTCTCGGCGACGTACGCTACCTGCTCTGACTTCCCGCTGGCTGCTGGTGGAACGGATTCGAGCGGGGAGTTTTTCGTGATCGGGGACTGGAGCTGGGGATCGGATGCCAGCGAGGCAGCCCGGGTGACGAGGAGAGAGGGGAGGGAGGTCGCAGTAGGAGTGAGGTTGGAAAGGGAAACCTCCGGGTTTGGGGGAATTCCAGGCGTTGGAGGTGCAGGGATGCTGGAATCACAGGCGAACGAATCCGGCTATGGAAGCGAGGCTGGATACAGGGGCGATGGGGAGCTCGGCTACGACGACGAAATTGAggatgaggatgatgatgatgatgggaaACAGTTGTTCTGGGGTGAAGAACTCGGAG CCGCAGATGCTGATCAGATGGAAATTGTCAGCGAGAACAAGTTTGCAGAGCAGAAGGTCCACCACCGAGGCAGGCACAGGAAGCATGACTGGAGAATAATGGCCTCCTTGAG CAAGCCATGTTAA
- the LOC135593209 gene encoding uncharacterized protein LOC135593209 isoform X2, whose product MKPRTANSRHAIDSCTLLLHAWKPFQLQTLVAADPPRSYPFRAKKPCLADRSTAPSPANAVGLDISRLSLKDDPPPPRPPRREEGLRWFAGKRRRRHGSRSISGRSSDRSGTRPRGGVSATYATCSDFPLAAGGTDSSGEFFVIGDWSWGSDASEAARVTRREGREVAVGVRLERETSGFGGIPGVGGAGMLESQANESGYGSEAGYRGDGELGYDDEIEDEDDDDDGKQLFWGEELGDADQMEIVSENKFAEQKVHHRGRHRKHDWRIMASLSKPC is encoded by the exons ATGAAACCGAGAACCGCGAACTCACGCCACGCAATCGATTCGTGCACGCTGCTGCTCCACGCGTGGAAGCCCTTCCAATTGCAAACGCTCGTTGCTGCGGATCCACCCAGGTCGTATCCCTTCCGCGCCAAGAAGCCCTGCCTCGCCGATCGGTCCACCGCCCCCTCCCCCGCCAACGCAGTTGGCCTCGACATATCGCGGCTCAGCCTGAAAGACGACCCCCCGCCGCCTCGGCCTCCAAGACGGGAGGAGGGGCTGCGGTGGTTCGCGgggaagcggcggcggcggcatggATCGCGGTCGATCTCCGGTCGCAGCTCCGATCGCAGCGGGACCCGACCCCGGGGCGGCGTCTCGGCGACGTACGCTACCTGCTCTGACTTCCCGCTGGCTGCTGGTGGAACGGATTCGAGCGGGGAGTTTTTCGTGATCGGGGACTGGAGCTGGGGATCGGATGCCAGCGAGGCAGCCCGGGTGACGAGGAGAGAGGGGAGGGAGGTCGCAGTAGGAGTGAGGTTGGAAAGGGAAACCTCCGGGTTTGGGGGAATTCCAGGCGTTGGAGGTGCAGGGATGCTGGAATCACAGGCGAACGAATCCGGCTATGGAAGCGAGGCTGGATACAGGGGCGATGGGGAGCTCGGCTACGACGACGAAATTGAggatgaggatgatgatgatgatgggaaACAGTTGTTCTGGGGTGAAGAACTCGGAG ATGCTGATCAGATGGAAATTGTCAGCGAGAACAAGTTTGCAGAGCAGAAGGTCCACCACCGAGGCAGGCACAGGAAGCATGACTGGAGAATAATGGCCTCCTTGAG CAAGCCATGTTAA
- the LOC135593209 gene encoding uncharacterized protein LOC135593209 isoform X3: MKPRTANSRHAIDSCTLLLHAWKPFQLQTLVAADPPRSYPFRAKKPCLADRSTAPSPANAVGLDISRLSLKDDPPPPRPPRREEGLRWFAGKRRRRHGSRSISGRSSDRSGTRPRGGVSATYATCSDFPLAAGGTDSSGEFFVIGDWSWGSDASEAARVTRREGREVAVGVRLERETSGFGGIPGVGGAGMLESQANESGYGSEAGYRGDGELGYDDEIEDEDDDDDGKQLFWGEELGGRHHSFIGKRN, from the exons ATGAAACCGAGAACCGCGAACTCACGCCACGCAATCGATTCGTGCACGCTGCTGCTCCACGCGTGGAAGCCCTTCCAATTGCAAACGCTCGTTGCTGCGGATCCACCCAGGTCGTATCCCTTCCGCGCCAAGAAGCCCTGCCTCGCCGATCGGTCCACCGCCCCCTCCCCCGCCAACGCAGTTGGCCTCGACATATCGCGGCTCAGCCTGAAAGACGACCCCCCGCCGCCTCGGCCTCCAAGACGGGAGGAGGGGCTGCGGTGGTTCGCGgggaagcggcggcggcggcatggATCGCGGTCGATCTCCGGTCGCAGCTCCGATCGCAGCGGGACCCGACCCCGGGGCGGCGTCTCGGCGACGTACGCTACCTGCTCTGACTTCCCGCTGGCTGCTGGTGGAACGGATTCGAGCGGGGAGTTTTTCGTGATCGGGGACTGGAGCTGGGGATCGGATGCCAGCGAGGCAGCCCGGGTGACGAGGAGAGAGGGGAGGGAGGTCGCAGTAGGAGTGAGGTTGGAAAGGGAAACCTCCGGGTTTGGGGGAATTCCAGGCGTTGGAGGTGCAGGGATGCTGGAATCACAGGCGAACGAATCCGGCTATGGAAGCGAGGCTGGATACAGGGGCGATGGGGAGCTCGGCTACGACGACGAAATTGAggatgaggatgatgatgatgatgggaaACAGTTGTTCTGGGGTGAAGAACTCGGAG GTAGACATCATTCCTTTATTGGTAAAAGAAACTGA
- the LOC103998074 gene encoding beta-glucosidase 22, with translation MRKESLALLTTLLLLLLLLPTTESKLSRDDFPPGFIFGAGTSAYQVEGAAAKDSRTPSLWDTYTHAGGMLDKSTGDVASDQYHKYKEDVKLMADTGLDSYRFSISWSRLIPNGRGAINLKGLAYYSNLIDELLKYGIKPHVTIYHLDLPQALEDEYGGWLSQKIVEDFTAFADVCFREFGDRVSQWTTIVEPNIIGMASYDNGVFPPNRCSKPFGLLNCTVGDSTTEPYIATHNLLLSHASVVSLYRTKYQAIQNGRIGLNVYSFWCYPLTNSRLDFQATQRSLDFLIGWIISPLVFGDYPKIMKKIVRSRLPSFTEEQSEQVKGSFDFIGLNHYQSIWVKDNSNASKTAPRDFNADLFAKFSFSKNDTPSGQLIPADVPIDPDGLQHMLEYIRDAYGNPPVYIEENGYGYGTNDTIYDVERVNYLSAFISSMLDGIRKGANVKGYYVWSFLDVFEFLAGFQSRFGLYYVDFKDENLRRQPKLSALWYSDFLKKKKTGTNINRMGLHERSHSQQ, from the exons ATGAGGAAGGAGAGCTTGGCCTTGTTGACGAccctcctcctgctgctgctgcttctgccgACTACCGAGTCCAAACTTAGCAGGGACGACTTCCCACCAGGCTTCATCTTTGGAGCAGGAACTTCGGCTTACCAG GTGGAGGGTGCCGCTGCTAAGGATAGTAGGACTCCAAGTTTATGGGATACATATACTCATGCAG GGGGGATGCTGGACAAAAGCACAGGAGATGTGGCTTCCGATCAATACCACAAATATAAG GAAGACGTGAAGCTAATGGCTGACACAGGACTCGACTCCTACAGATTCTCCATCTCCTGGTCGAGGCTTATACCAA ATGGAAGAGGAGCCATTAATCTAAAAGGTCTGGCTTACTACAGCAATCTCATTGATGAGCTATTGAAATATG GAATAAAGCCGCATGTGACAATCTATCATCTTGATCTTCCACAAGCACTTGAAGACGAGTATGGAGGATGGCTGAGCCAGAAAATTGT GGAGGATTTCACAGCATTTGCAGACGTATGCTTCAGAGAATTCGGTGATAGGGTGTCTCAGTGGACCACCATCGTCGAGCCTAACATAATAGGGATGGCGTCATATGACAATGGAGTCTTTCCACCAAACAGATGTTCTAAGCCTTTCGGCTTACTCAATTGCACCGTCGGTGACTCCACCACCGAGCCATACATTGCAACTCACAACCTCTTACTGTCACACGCCTCTGTTGTCTCATTGTATAGAACAAAGTATCAA GCCATACAAAATGGGAGGATAGGATTGAATGTGTATTCTTTTTGGTGTTATCCATTGACAAACTCCAGATTAGATTTCCAAGCAACCCAAAGATCATTGGACTTCCTCATAGGCTG GATCATTAGCCCCCTGGTTTTCGGAGACTACCCAAAGATCATGAAGAAGATTGTCCGCTCGAGGCTTCCTTCCTTCACGGAGGAGCAATCCGAGCAAGTAAAGGGTTCGTTCGACTTCATTGGCCTAAATCATTATCAATCAATCTGGGTCAAGGACAACTCCAACGCTTCCAAGACTGCACCTCGTGATTTCAACGCAGATCTCTTTGCCAAATTCTCAT TTTCAAAGAACGACACACCGAGCGGTCAG TTAATCCCTGCTGACGTACCCATCGATCCTGATGGCCTGCAACATATGTTGGAGTATATCAGAGATGCCTATGGAAATCCTCCAGTTTATATCGAAGAAAATG GTTATGGATATGGAACAAATGACACAATCTACGACGTCGAGAGGGTGAACTACTTGAGTGCCTTCATTAGCAGCATGCTCGATGGTATTAG GAAGGGAGCCAATGTGAAGGGATACTACGTGTGGTCATTTTTAGATGTCTTCGAGTTCTTGGCTGGGTTTCAATCACGATTTGGGCTATACTATGTCGATTTCAAAGACGAAAACCTTAGAAGGCAACCCAAGCTTTCTGCACTTTGGTACTCCGACttcctgaagaagaagaagactggcACGAATATAAACAGGATGGGACTGCATGAAAGATCTCATTCTCAACAGTGA